A segment of the Candidatus Methylomirabilota bacterium genome:
CCTCGGCCGGGAGGGCGCTATTGTAGCCTGACAGTCTGATTCGCGGTGCTTGCCCCGGGCCCGGCGCTTGTCTACTATCCTGGGCGGTCGAGTCGATGGCCTCCTCCCACCGTCGAGAAGCCGAGGAAAGGAGCCTCCTCATGAAAGCAGCCATCATCTTTCTGGCCGGCGTCTGGATCTCTCTGGCGACGTTCCCCGCCCAGGCTCAGCAGGTCGAGCGGGTTACCATGCTGGGCGGTCCTCCCGCCGGAGTGTTCGGTATCTTCGCCACGGGCATCGGCACGCATCTGTCGAGAGCCGTTCCCAACCTCAACGTCTCCGTGGCGGCCACGGCCGGCTCCGTCGAAAACCCGCGCCGGATCAACGCCGGCGACGGCGAGATCGGGATCTCCTTTTCCTCGGACGTCCACGAAGCCTTCCACGGCCTGGAGAAGTTCCAGGGCAAGCCCCTGACCAACCTCCGGGCCGTCGGGCTGGTCTTCATGGGCGTGGGGCACCTGATCACGTACGCCGACAGCAACATCAAGACCGTCGAGGACCTGGCGGGCAAGCGGGTCGCCGTCGGTAACCCCGGCTCGGGCACGTTCGCCACTGCCGAGCGGATCTTCCGGTCGCTCAACATGTGGGACAAGATCACACGCGTCCCGCTCCTCGGCGCCGCCGCCGGAGAGGCCATGAGCGAAGGCAAGGCCGACGCCTACTTCTGGGGCGGCCCCGCGCCCGACCGGGTGACGACGGAGGCCGCGACGAAGAAGCCGGTACGGGCACTCGACACCTATACGGCGCTGGCGAAGACCGACTTCTTCAAACAGTACCCCTACTTCGCGAAGTACACGTTCGTACCGGGCTCCTACCGCGGCATCACCGAGGAGGCCCACACGGTGGGCGTCCCCGCCCTCTGGATCGCGAACAAGGACTTCTCGCCGGCCCTCGTGCAGAAGATGACGGCGGCGGTCTACGGCC
Coding sequences within it:
- a CDS encoding TAXI family TRAP transporter solute-binding subunit, with translation MKAAIIFLAGVWISLATFPAQAQQVERVTMLGGPPAGVFGIFATGIGTHLSRAVPNLNVSVAATAGSVENPRRINAGDGEIGISFSSDVHEAFHGLEKFQGKPLTNLRAVGLVFMGVGHLITYADSNIKTVEDLAGKRVAVGNPGSGTFATAERIFRSLNMWDKITRVPLLGAAAGEAMSEGKADAYFWGGPAPDRVTTEAATKKPVRALDTYTALAKTDFFKQYPYFAKYTFVPGSYRGITEEAHTVGVPALWIANKDFSPALVQKMTAAVYGPEGNAYMMKVHAGSKDMVPRTALQGITIPLHKGAEEHWKSAGVTIPEGIRAR